Proteins co-encoded in one Waddlia chondrophila WSU 86-1044 genomic window:
- the ispF gene encoding 2-C-methyl-D-erythritol 2,4-cyclodiphosphate synthase, whose protein sequence is MTVKSGLGQDSHRFLSTDSSKPCVIGGLIFDDAPGFNANSDGDVVLHSLCNAISSLTGEKILGGIAEDLCLKDGITDSEVYLKEALKTLGQQKITHVAISIEAKKPRFEEKILEMRENIARIMGLSISQVGITAISGEGLTDFGCGDGVQALSIITTTES, encoded by the coding sequence ATGACTGTCAAATCGGGGCTAGGCCAAGACAGCCACCGCTTCTTATCAACCGACTCTTCCAAACCTTGCGTTATTGGAGGCTTAATCTTTGACGATGCCCCAGGATTCAATGCAAACTCAGACGGCGATGTCGTTTTACACTCCCTCTGCAACGCTATTTCATCCCTGACCGGAGAAAAAATTCTTGGCGGTATTGCGGAAGATCTTTGCTTGAAAGACGGGATCACCGACAGCGAAGTCTATCTAAAAGAAGCTTTGAAAACGTTGGGGCAGCAAAAAATTACCCATGTTGCCATTTCCATTGAGGCAAAAAAGCCCCGATTTGAAGAAAAAATCCTCGAAATGAGAGAAAACATCGCCAGAATCATGGGACTTAGCATTTCTCAGGTAGGGATCACTGCAATTTCCGGCGAGGGGCTGACTGACTTCGGCTGCGGAGACGGCGTTCAAGCGCTATCTATCATCACAACAACTGAAAGTTAA
- the murA gene encoding UDP-N-acetylglucosamine 1-carboxyvinyltransferase, with protein sequence MLSDFKATEVMEVVGGKPLMGKIKASGAKNAMTKLLVASLLSDKKCTFFNVPNIGDVQITVELCREIGMDVKWDKEAGVMEVLTRTLRTSYIPQRFSGSNRIPILMIGALLGRTDEEIIVPTVGGCVLGPRPVDFHISALRQLGATIEFRRMKREGAYFAHAHEGLKGTVIELPFPSVGATENTILAGVAARGTTEIRNAATEPEVVDLILFLQKLGANITLDVDRTIRIQGTRRFYEVEHTVIPDRIEAASWGMAAIASKGRVFVEGAQHQHLLTFLNKIREIGGGYHVRHEGIEFFYDGPLQGGIHLETDVHPGFMTDWQQPFVVLLTQATGTSVVHETVYENRFGYTDTLKEMGAEITLFRQCLGGKECRFSSQAFSHSLIVKGVSPLTGREINIPDLRAGFSYVMAALIPKEKSVIKGLSFLDRGYENLDQKLLSLGADISRKSLKEKNSKAAEEQELIFSSFR encoded by the coding sequence ATGTTATCGGACTTCAAGGCGACAGAGGTGATGGAAGTTGTTGGCGGGAAGCCTCTTATGGGGAAAATAAAGGCTTCCGGTGCGAAGAATGCAATGACAAAACTTCTGGTGGCTTCTCTTCTCTCTGATAAAAAATGCACGTTTTTCAACGTTCCAAATATTGGTGACGTCCAAATTACCGTTGAACTATGCCGCGAGATTGGAATGGATGTTAAATGGGACAAAGAAGCCGGTGTGATGGAGGTTCTGACAAGAACTTTACGCACCTCTTATATCCCCCAGCGTTTTTCCGGCTCCAATCGCATACCGATTCTGATGATCGGGGCGCTTCTCGGAAGGACCGATGAAGAAATTATCGTTCCGACTGTCGGTGGTTGTGTGCTTGGTCCACGGCCGGTGGATTTTCATATCAGCGCGCTTAGGCAATTGGGTGCAACGATAGAATTTCGACGGATGAAGCGTGAAGGAGCGTATTTTGCCCACGCACATGAAGGGCTTAAAGGAACAGTAATCGAGCTGCCATTCCCTTCTGTCGGAGCAACGGAGAATACTATTCTAGCCGGAGTTGCAGCCAGAGGGACGACGGAAATTCGCAATGCGGCAACCGAACCTGAAGTGGTCGATTTGATTCTGTTTTTGCAGAAATTGGGAGCAAACATCACACTTGATGTCGACCGCACGATTAGGATACAAGGAACGCGTCGTTTCTATGAGGTTGAACATACGGTAATTCCCGACCGCATTGAAGCGGCTTCATGGGGGATGGCGGCTATTGCTTCAAAAGGAAGAGTTTTTGTCGAAGGGGCCCAGCATCAACATCTTTTAACTTTTCTCAATAAAATCAGGGAGATTGGAGGCGGCTATCACGTCAGGCATGAAGGAATAGAGTTCTTTTACGACGGACCTCTTCAGGGAGGAATCCATCTTGAAACAGATGTGCACCCGGGATTTATGACCGATTGGCAGCAACCTTTTGTCGTCCTTCTTACTCAAGCGACAGGAACTTCGGTTGTTCACGAAACGGTTTATGAAAATCGTTTTGGATATACGGACACTTTAAAGGAAATGGGGGCTGAAATTACTCTCTTTAGGCAGTGCCTTGGAGGGAAAGAATGCCGCTTTTCTTCTCAAGCTTTTTCTCATAGTTTGATTGTTAAGGGGGTCTCTCCTTTGACAGGCAGGGAGATCAATATTCCGGATCTGCGAGCCGGTTTTTCTTATGTGATGGCGGCTTTGATTCCAAAAGAAAAAAGTGTGATCAAAGGGCTCTCTTTTTTGGATAGAGGCTATGAAAACCTCGATCAAAAATTGCTTTCTTTAGGAGCGGATATTTCCAGAAAATCGCTCAAAGAGAAAAATTCCAAAGCAGCCGAAGAACAGGAATTGATCTTCTCATCATTCCGTTAA
- the epmB gene encoding EF-P beta-lysylation protein EpmB, which yields MYQTSISNQWRQIQRQNFTNWEKLADFLELDEFHRQEIMKNPRFVLNLPIRLAKKIEKGNLNDPILRQFLPMVAEMVETAGFVSDPVGDHACRKASKLLHKYNGRVLLVSTSACAMHCRYCFRQNFDYEVEDKTFDEELEVISKDETIKEVILSGGDPLSLSNRHLGALLEKISAIPHINRLRFHSRFPIGIPERIDDEFLEAVDRLPHQVWFVIHCNHPRELDKDIFDRLNTLRKLGVNILNQAVLLRGVNDDADTLAELCETLSDHGIFPYYLHQLDRVQGASHFEVSKEEGLQLIDQLTRRLPGYAVPKYVQEIAGEPSKTPLN from the coding sequence ATGTATCAAACTTCAATTTCGAATCAGTGGCGACAAATCCAACGTCAGAACTTTACCAACTGGGAGAAACTTGCTGATTTTCTGGAATTAGACGAGTTTCATCGCCAAGAGATCATGAAAAATCCCCGATTTGTTCTCAATCTTCCGATTAGGCTGGCAAAAAAGATTGAAAAGGGGAATTTGAATGATCCCATTTTGAGGCAATTCCTTCCGATGGTTGCGGAAATGGTAGAAACGGCGGGTTTCGTCAGCGATCCTGTTGGCGACCATGCTTGCAGGAAAGCTTCCAAACTTTTACATAAATACAATGGCAGGGTTCTACTGGTTTCCACAAGCGCTTGCGCGATGCATTGCAGATATTGTTTTCGTCAAAATTTTGATTACGAAGTGGAAGATAAAACTTTTGATGAAGAGTTGGAAGTGATTTCGAAAGATGAGACGATCAAAGAGGTGATTCTAAGTGGAGGAGATCCTCTTTCCCTATCTAATCGCCATTTGGGTGCTTTGCTTGAAAAAATTTCGGCGATTCCCCACATTAACCGCCTCCGCTTTCACAGCAGGTTTCCTATTGGCATCCCGGAAAGAATCGATGATGAGTTCCTTGAGGCGGTCGATCGATTGCCGCATCAAGTCTGGTTTGTGATCCATTGCAACCATCCCAGGGAATTGGACAAAGATATTTTCGATCGTCTGAACACTTTGCGGAAATTAGGAGTCAATATTTTGAATCAGGCGGTTCTCTTAAGGGGAGTCAATGATGATGCGGATACTTTAGCTGAGCTTTGTGAAACATTATCTGATCATGGAATTTTTCCTTACTATCTTCATCAGCTGGACCGTGTTCAAGGCGCCTCCCATTTTGAAGTCAGTAAAGAAGAGGGATTGCAGTTGATCGATCAATTAACGCGCCGCTTGCCGGGATATGCTGTTCCTAAATATGTGCAAGAAATTGCTGGAGAACCTAGTAAAACCCCTTTGAATTGA
- a CDS encoding esterase/lipase family protein has protein sequence MTQPTGHFLPLEDPDPKERGDFSVHEPAIGIEKVCKIAFHVLTALAVLATASVIIATVFTGTLPLAVLIVSSTALAILLTAQAVNLVKPFLPQKVQHGINVIQATVVDLFALLALAFMFPMKQSWFDPQTGDPGQTPILLVHGYLHNSSGWVYHRHHYKKAGFTNVFTVDLGHPFHSIEAYSHAVRKKVEEIREKTGRSDIRLIGHSMGGVVSAHYALHHAEEDGVEVKDLITLGSPLMGTRVGRIGVGKCAKQMCFGSDYISDLSNRLKESTIPHFHQGSKADIVILPHRSSFNDCRDKDTLVYSDLGHGSFLFSDRVVRANIHRLSSE, from the coding sequence ATGACGCAGCCGACTGGACATTTCCTCCCTCTTGAAGACCCTGATCCTAAGGAAAGGGGTGATTTTTCTGTCCACGAGCCTGCTATTGGGATCGAGAAGGTGTGCAAAATTGCTTTTCATGTGTTGACAGCCCTTGCAGTCCTTGCAACGGCTTCGGTCATCATCGCAACAGTCTTTACCGGCACATTGCCGCTTGCAGTCTTGATTGTTTCATCGACAGCTTTGGCAATCTTATTGACTGCACAAGCTGTCAATTTGGTTAAGCCATTTCTTCCTCAAAAGGTCCAGCATGGCATCAATGTGATCCAAGCGACCGTGGTCGATCTCTTTGCCCTTTTGGCATTGGCTTTCATGTTTCCAATGAAGCAAAGCTGGTTTGATCCTCAAACAGGCGATCCCGGTCAGACGCCGATTTTATTAGTGCATGGGTACCTTCATAATAGTTCAGGGTGGGTTTATCATCGGCATCACTATAAAAAAGCGGGTTTTACCAATGTATTCACAGTAGATCTTGGCCACCCTTTCCATTCGATTGAAGCGTATTCGCATGCAGTGCGGAAAAAAGTTGAAGAGATCCGGGAAAAAACAGGACGCAGCGATATTCGGTTGATCGGCCACTCGATGGGAGGGGTTGTTTCGGCGCACTACGCATTGCATCACGCAGAAGAGGATGGAGTTGAGGTGAAAGACTTAATCACGCTTGGCTCTCCTTTGATGGGAACGCGTGTGGGGCGGATTGGAGTGGGTAAATGTGCAAAGCAGATGTGTTTTGGCTCCGATTACATTTCCGACCTTAGCAATCGGTTGAAAGAAAGTACAATTCCTCATTTTCATCAGGGAAGCAAAGCTGACATCGTGATTCTGCCTCATCGTTCGTCGTTCAATGATTGCAGAGATAAAGATACTCTGGTTTACAGCGATTTAGGACATGGATCGTTCCTATTTTCCGACCGCGTCGTCCGCGCGAACATTCACAGGCTTTCGAGCGAATAG
- a CDS encoding vWA domain-containing protein produces MIDLPAVAILSFLFLLGAVFWKWGSSFQVPHLKFSQLQPLIEGPLSLKQKYAKLPRYLLIAAGFFFSTAFLDPHYFVEKAPEVKKETPLQQVSIPSEGIAIYLVLDQSGSMSEEVKVFRKTITKMDLLKEVTKGFVLGNKQEGLTGRPQDMMGLVTFARGAQVLAPLTLDHQAIIDQLSKLQYTTDLEQDGTAIGYAIYKTANLIAATRHYAEELEGAGKPAYTIKNSIMILVTDGLQAPNPLDQGKEFRNVELLDAAVYAKKLGVKVYIINVEPRIASEEFSAHRLLMKKITELTGGRFYMVDNSLNLSSIYSEIDQLEKSPLPLETQYISPPKSMQPQLYRRVSFYPYLVAAGMLCFLLSIVLETRVFRRVP; encoded by the coding sequence ATGATTGATCTACCGGCTGTTGCAATTCTTTCTTTTCTTTTTCTTTTGGGAGCTGTCTTTTGGAAATGGGGCAGTTCGTTTCAGGTTCCTCACCTGAAATTTTCCCAATTACAGCCTCTGATTGAAGGGCCGTTAAGCCTCAAACAAAAGTATGCAAAACTGCCCCGTTATCTGTTGATTGCAGCTGGTTTTTTCTTCTCAACGGCCTTTCTTGACCCTCATTACTTTGTAGAAAAAGCGCCGGAGGTGAAGAAAGAGACGCCTCTCCAGCAAGTCAGTATTCCCAGCGAAGGGATCGCGATCTATTTAGTGTTGGATCAGTCAGGGTCAATGTCGGAGGAAGTTAAAGTTTTCCGAAAAACAATCACTAAGATGGACCTGCTGAAAGAGGTCACTAAAGGCTTTGTCCTTGGAAATAAACAGGAAGGTTTAACCGGGCGCCCTCAGGATATGATGGGATTGGTGACTTTTGCTCGCGGGGCGCAGGTGCTAGCTCCCTTGACGCTTGACCATCAAGCGATCATCGACCAGCTGAGCAAGCTGCAGTACACAACGGATCTTGAGCAAGACGGCACTGCGATCGGATATGCTATCTACAAAACTGCCAATCTTATTGCTGCGACACGGCATTATGCGGAAGAATTAGAGGGAGCGGGAAAACCGGCATATACGATAAAAAACTCGATCATGATTTTAGTGACTGACGGATTGCAGGCGCCCAATCCTTTGGATCAGGGAAAAGAATTTAGAAATGTCGAGTTATTGGATGCAGCTGTTTACGCCAAAAAACTAGGAGTTAAGGTGTACATCATCAATGTAGAGCCTAGGATCGCTTCAGAAGAGTTTTCTGCACACCGTTTGCTGATGAAGAAAATCACAGAGCTGACAGGGGGGAGATTCTATATGGTCGACAACTCGCTCAATCTGTCAAGCATCTATTCTGAAATCGATCAGTTGGAAAAAAGTCCGCTTCCTTTGGAAACTCAATACATTTCACCTCCTAAATCGATGCAGCCGCAGCTGTATCGCAGGGTTTCTTTCTACCCGTATTTGGTTGCTGCAGGAATGCTCTGTTTTCTCCTTTCGATTGTTCTTGAAACGCGCGTATTTCGGAGGGTTCCATGA